The following are encoded together in the Planctobacterium marinum genome:
- a CDS encoding UDP-glucose dehydrogenase family protein, producing the protein MRVTVFGIGYVGLVQAAVLADLGNTVTCVDIEQSKVDALKEGHIPIFEPGLEPMVKNNYRGKRLLFTTDAKTAVDNAEVIFIAVGTPMDQDGSADLQYVLKVAETIGQNLTNYSVVVNKSTVPVGTGDKVEAVIKEQIDIRGSDIDFDVVSNPEFLKEGAAIADCSKPDRIILGSNSAKALGVMHNLYAPFNRNHKRTIVMDRRSAELTKYAANCMLATKISFMNEMANIAEQVGADIEMVRNGIGSDPRIGYHFIYPGCGYGGSCFPKDVNALIKTSLDHGHTPQILQSVESVNAAQKIKLEEMVYRHYGTNLAGTVIAVWGGTFKPNTDDIREAPSLVAMSALLEKGATIRLFDPIANEALCAKLGNPDNLFTLDDPMEALTGSDGLMICTEWKMFKAPDFNQIKQSLNHPVIFDGRNLYDPETMTELGIDYYAIGRGKSVKRFD; encoded by the coding sequence ATGAGAGTCACGGTTTTTGGTATCGGCTATGTGGGACTGGTTCAGGCTGCAGTGCTGGCGGATTTGGGTAATACAGTAACCTGTGTGGATATTGAACAGTCTAAGGTAGATGCACTGAAAGAGGGGCACATTCCTATATTTGAGCCAGGCCTTGAGCCGATGGTGAAGAACAATTATCGTGGAAAACGACTTTTGTTTACTACCGATGCAAAAACTGCCGTTGATAATGCCGAGGTCATATTTATTGCTGTAGGAACACCAATGGATCAAGACGGCTCTGCTGATTTACAGTATGTGTTAAAAGTCGCTGAGACCATTGGACAAAATCTTACTAATTACTCTGTTGTAGTCAACAAATCTACGGTTCCTGTGGGAACGGGTGACAAAGTTGAAGCGGTGATTAAAGAGCAGATTGACATACGAGGTTCAGACATTGACTTTGATGTGGTATCAAATCCTGAATTCCTAAAAGAAGGTGCAGCAATTGCAGATTGCTCTAAGCCTGACCGAATCATATTGGGCTCAAATAGTGCAAAAGCATTAGGGGTTATGCACAATCTTTATGCACCATTTAACCGAAATCACAAAAGAACCATTGTAATGGATCGTCGTAGTGCAGAGTTGACCAAATATGCTGCAAACTGCATGTTAGCTACTAAGATCAGTTTTATGAATGAAATGGCCAATATTGCTGAGCAAGTTGGAGCGGATATTGAAATGGTACGCAACGGCATTGGCTCTGATCCTCGCATTGGTTATCATTTTATTTACCCTGGTTGCGGCTACGGTGGCTCTTGCTTTCCTAAAGACGTTAACGCCTTAATTAAAACTTCTCTGGATCACGGCCATACGCCGCAAATCTTACAAAGCGTTGAGTCGGTAAACGCTGCTCAAAAGATAAAGTTGGAAGAAATGGTTTACCGCCATTATGGGACAAACCTGGCTGGCACGGTGATTGCTGTATGGGGAGGGACCTTTAAACCCAACACTGACGATATCAGAGAAGCACCAAGTTTAGTGGCTATGAGTGCATTATTGGAAAAAGGAGCAACAATCAGACTTTTCGATCCGATTGCCAATGAAGCATTATGTGCAAAGTTGGGCAATCCAGACAACCTGTTTACGCTCGACGATCCAATGGAAGCGCTCACTGGCTCTGATGGCTTAATGATATGCACAGAATGGAAGATGTTTAAGGCTCCGGACTTTAATCAGATTAAACAAAGTCTGAATCATCCAGTCATTTTTGATGGGCGAAACTTGTACGACCCTGAAACAATGACTGAACTCGGTATCGATTATTATGCCATCGGTAGAGGAAAATCAGTTAAAAGGTTCGATTGA
- a CDS encoding isocitrate dehydrogenase: MTQRITVIRGDGIGPDIVDATIQVLEKLGCDFAYDYADAGLMALENHGELLPQETLDLIAKNKVTLKGPLTTPVGEGFTSINVSLRKQFNLYANVRPVRSFKGTKARYEDIDIITIRENTEGMYSGLGQVVSPDGSEAEAMSKITRKGAEQIVRFAYELARREGRKKVTAVHKANILKSTSGLFLKVAREIGEQYPDIESAEMIVDNTCMQLVMNPHQFDVMVTTNLFGDILSDLCAGLVGGLGMAPGANIGQDCAIFEAVHGSAPDIAGKNLANPTSVMLAAAQMLDYLEMGDKAEKLRNALREVIETGDRTTRDLGGSHGTTEFTQAVLDRV; encoded by the coding sequence ATGACGCAACGAATTACTGTTATTCGCGGTGACGGTATTGGTCCGGACATCGTAGATGCCACAATTCAGGTTTTAGAAAAACTGGGCTGTGATTTTGCCTATGACTATGCTGATGCAGGTTTAATGGCTTTGGAAAACCACGGTGAATTATTACCGCAAGAAACCCTGGATTTGATCGCCAAAAACAAGGTTACCTTGAAAGGGCCATTAACCACCCCGGTAGGTGAAGGTTTTACTTCGATCAACGTAAGCTTGCGCAAGCAATTTAACTTATACGCCAATGTTCGCCCCGTGCGCTCTTTTAAAGGCACCAAGGCGCGCTACGAAGATATCGATATTATCACCATTCGCGAAAATACTGAGGGCATGTACTCAGGTCTTGGCCAAGTGGTTTCACCCGATGGCTCAGAAGCTGAAGCCATGAGTAAAATCACCCGCAAAGGCGCTGAGCAGATCGTGCGCTTTGCCTACGAATTGGCGCGACGCGAAGGTCGCAAGAAGGTAACTGCGGTTCACAAAGCCAATATTTTGAAATCTACTTCTGGTTTGTTCCTTAAAGTGGCAAGAGAAATTGGTGAACAATATCCTGATATTGAATCAGCCGAAATGATTGTTGATAACACCTGTATGCAACTGGTAATGAATCCACACCAATTTGACGTGATGGTAACCACTAACCTGTTTGGAGATATTCTGTCAGATTTATGTGCCGGTCTTGTGGGCGGTTTAGGTATGGCGCCAGGTGCTAATATTGGTCAGGACTGTGCAATTTTCGAAGCCGTGCACGGTTCTGCACCAGATATCGCCGGCAAGAACCTGGCAAACCCCACTTCTGTGATGCTGGCTGCAGCACAAATGCTGGATTACCTGGAAATGGGTGACAAAGCTGAGAAACTGCGCAATGCGCTCAGAGAAGTGATTGAGACGGGTGATCGTACTACTCGTGATTTAGGTGGCAGCCATGGCACCACTGAATTCACCCAAGCGGTATTGGACAGAGTCTAA
- a CDS encoding ComEA family DNA-binding protein, with protein sequence MKDMFKQASIAFLLAGALLSQPTLANTEANSETADTVQTISRLNLNTATVEQLTNLPGIGPKKAQAIVEYRNQYGDFLIVEDIQNVKGIGQKAFVRLESLIKV encoded by the coding sequence ATGAAAGACATGTTTAAACAAGCCAGTATCGCATTTTTACTCGCTGGCGCATTACTATCCCAACCTACCCTGGCAAATACCGAAGCTAATTCAGAAACGGCCGATACAGTGCAGACCATCAGTAGACTCAACCTCAATACGGCAACGGTTGAACAGCTCACAAACCTGCCGGGCATTGGTCCCAAAAAAGCACAAGCCATTGTTGAATATCGCAATCAGTACGGCGACTTTCTGATTGTTGAGGATATTCAGAATGTTAAAGGCATCGGCCAAAAAGCATTTGTGCGTCTTGAGTCGTTGATCAAAGTCTAA
- the galU gene encoding UTP--glucose-1-phosphate uridylyltransferase GalU, whose product MTKVTKAVIPVAGLGTRMLPATKAIPKEMLPIVDKPLIQYVVSECVKAGIKDIVLVTHASKNSIENHFDTSFELEATLEKRVKRQLLEDVQAICPPGVTIMHVRQGHAKGLGHAILCAKPLVGDAPFAVVLPDVIIDDGTSDLTKDNLADMVKRFDKTGASQIMVEAVPIELVHKFGVVDLNGVELHEGETAEITQMVEKPPKGEEPSNLAIVGRYVLTADIWKQLERTAPGAGDEIQLTDAIAALMDKQTVEAYFMKGKSHDCGSKLGYMKANVEYALRHPELAKDFKAFLASLN is encoded by the coding sequence ATGACGAAAGTAACCAAAGCAGTAATACCTGTAGCCGGTCTGGGCACCAGAATGTTGCCAGCCACGAAAGCCATTCCCAAAGAAATGCTGCCGATTGTCGACAAGCCTCTTATCCAATACGTTGTTAGTGAATGTGTAAAAGCGGGTATCAAAGATATTGTCCTGGTAACCCATGCCAGTAAAAACAGTATCGAAAACCATTTTGATACCAGTTTTGAGTTAGAAGCTACGCTGGAAAAGCGCGTTAAACGTCAGTTATTGGAAGATGTGCAGGCTATCTGTCCACCGGGCGTAACCATTATGCACGTGCGTCAAGGGCATGCCAAAGGTCTTGGACATGCCATATTATGTGCAAAACCTTTAGTGGGAGATGCCCCTTTTGCTGTTGTATTACCTGATGTAATTATTGATGATGGCACGAGTGATCTGACGAAAGACAATCTAGCTGATATGGTAAAGCGTTTTGACAAAACAGGCGCTAGCCAGATTATGGTAGAGGCGGTCCCCATAGAGCTTGTGCATAAGTTTGGTGTGGTTGATCTCAATGGGGTAGAGCTGCACGAAGGCGAAACCGCAGAAATCACTCAGATGGTAGAAAAGCCACCTAAAGGAGAGGAGCCTTCTAATCTGGCCATTGTTGGTCGTTACGTATTGACTGCCGATATTTGGAAACAGCTAGAGCGCACCGCACCGGGCGCTGGTGATGAAATACAATTAACAGATGCCATTGCTGCTTTGATGGATAAGCAAACCGTAGAAGCTTACTTTATGAAGGGTAAGAGTCATGACTGTGGCAGTAAATTGGGGTACATGAAAGCCAATGTTGAATATGCATTGCGTCATCCGGAATTGGCCAAAGACTTTAAGGCATTTCTTGCCTCTCTAAATTGA